In a single window of the Penaeus monodon isolate SGIC_2016 chromosome 3, NSTDA_Pmon_1, whole genome shotgun sequence genome:
- the LOC119594631 gene encoding sperm-associated antigen 7-like: MDLLDSIMSKMDKPPSINDKQKKMMKEQQKAAEEAKNKERERLNQFRKHIEERINRFIQNVTLMKKKFEPMDRVARSIVRDVADVAGLTTYAFGVEDVDRHVMVFKKEYVLTEDELEAYKNGEEWDPEKAKEAAMLKEQQRKEDEVRAKQLKKDPCSSKFTEKYERLVGKETGKDSARILEVNKQFGFVRSELKKDKRTIEEALADIHAKKQKRDHGDEEPHQGHSEEEEGNDP, from the exons ATGGATCTCCTGGATTCTATCATGAGCAAGATGGACAAACCTCCAAGTATTAATGATAaacagaagaagatgatgaaag AGCAACAGAAAGCAGCAGAAGAGgcaaagaacaaagagagagagagactgaatcaGTTCAGGAAACAC attgAAGAACGAATAAACAGATTTATCCAAAATGTCACACTAATGAAAAAGAAGTTTGAGCCCATGGACAGGGTAGCCAGGAGTATTGT CCGAGATGTTGCTGATGTCGCTGGCCTCACAACGTATGCTTTTGGGGTAGAGGATGTTGATCGCCATGTGATGGTGTTTAAAAAGGAATATGTACTGACTGAAGATGAATTGGAAGCTTACAAGAATGGCGAAGAGTGGGACCCAGAGAAAGCAAAGGAGGCTGCCATGCTT aaaGAGCAGCAGCGCAAGGAAGATGAAGTCAGAGCAAAACAGCTGAAGAAAGACCCCTGCTCAAGCAAGTTCACGGAGAAGTATGAACGTCTGGTTGGCAAGGAAACAGGGAAGGATTCTGCAAGAATTTTGGAAGTCAATAAACAGTTTGGTTTTG TGCGAAGTGAGTTGAAGAAAGACAAAAGGACAATAGAGGAAGCTCTTGCAGACATCCATGCCAAGAAGCAGAAGCGAGACCACGGAGATGAAGAGCCACACCAGGGGcacagtgaggaggaggagggcaacgACCCGTAA